TTCTAATACGGCTTGGGTCAATTTTTATCCAAAAAAATAACAAAAATTATTTCTTTAAAAATGGAATAATAAATAGTAAATAATAAATAATAAATATTTACCCAGCGGGCAATGTAAAGAAAAAGGTGCTTCCCTTGTCAAGCTGGGATTCCACTCCGACAACGCCGCCATGGGCATCTATGATACCCTTGACAATCACCAACCCCAAACCCGTA
This region of Patescibacteria group bacterium genomic DNA includes:
- a CDS encoding cell wall metabolism sensor histidine kinase WalK gives rise to the protein TGLGLVIVKGIIDAHGGVVGVESQLDKGSTFFFTLPAG